A stretch of Amblyraja radiata isolate CabotCenter1 chromosome 42 unlocalized genomic scaffold, sAmbRad1.1.pri SUPER_42_unloc_2, whole genome shotgun sequence DNA encodes these proteins:
- the LOC116969057 gene encoding zinc finger protein 239-like codes for RRLHTGERPFTCSDCGIGFTRSSSLLKHQRTHTGERPYTCAQCGKGFTQSSSLMQHQRIHTGERPYTCAQCGKCFSQSSNLLKHQLIHTGERPYTCAQCGKGFTQSCSLLKHQRTHTGDRPYTCTQCGKGFVQSSHLLVHQRTHTGERPHTCARCGKGFTHSSNLLKHQRTHTGERPHTCARCGKGFICSTQLLSHQRLWQHRRKQR; via the exons aggcggctGCAtaccggtgagcgtcccttcacctgcagcgactgcggcataggcttcacccgctccagcagcctgctgaagcaccaacgcacccacaccggcgagcgcccctacacctgtgcccaatgcggcaagggcttcactcagTCCAGCAGCCTGATgcagcaccagcgcatccacactggcgagcgcccttaCACCTGTGCACAGTGCGGCAAGTGCTTCTCCcaatccagcaacctgctgaagcaccagctaatccacactggcgagcgtccttacacctgtgcccagtgcggcaagggcttcacccaatcgtgcagcctgctgaagcaccagcgcacccacaccggcgaccgcccctacacctgcactcagtgtggcaagggcttcgtcCAATCCagccacctgctggtgcaccagcgcacccacactggcgagcgcccccacACCTGTGCccggtgcggcaagggcttcacccactccagcaacctgctgaagcaccagcgcacccacactggcgagcgcccccacACCTGTGCccggtgcggcaagggcttcatctgctccacccaactgctgtcccaccagcgg ctgtggcagcaccggcgtaaacAACGGTGA